The DNA region GTCTTGACTCTTTAATCAACAGTTAGGAGGAAATGTTCCACATTTTCCTTGTTCACATCTCCAGTGGCCACAGTGAGCAGAGGTCTCCTGTCTGGAGTTTAGAGCAGCCCTGGATGTCCTCCTTCTgtagcacagaaaaaaaaaaaatgagtaaGAAGGTccaaagcagacctattctttAGTTTCCTCAGATTTTTCACAGGGTCATGGTCTCTGGGCCGGAAGTGCACACCACCACTTTTAGAAcaattagatctggtttagtaattatacagtggtccctcgtttatcgcgggggttatgttctaaaaataactcgcaatagacgaaatctcCAAAGTAGtcggctttattttttacaattattatctatgttttaaggctgcaaaacccctcaccaaacactttatacacttttctcacacaggcattaacattttctcacatttttctcttgtttaaactctcaaagttcaaaccttcgtaggtgcctttgtcagtgcagaacgtttcatcgacattgtgagtttagttggggagaaaacttgcaaacatacagcacttcagagtcacactgctagtgttcctgtttgtttttgtgtgtaggcagcacggtggctgagtggctcatgcctcacagcagaaggtttggttgatccccgggtcacccaggcctttctgtgtggagtttttcatgtttctcctcgtgtctggatgggtttcctccgggtactccggtttcccccatcaaccaaaacatgaacgcccttcgagacaactgttgttgtgattttgggcgttacaaaaataaaatgaattgaattgatcgaacattttatgtaaatttgactgaacacattctgtactgtacaggagacacggcacggaggagactgatggacaatggtctatagtcccttagccaatcaggacaaagaacacaatggtctacagttccttagccaatcaggatgtagaacacaatgcacattcatacacttaaaaaaaaagaaaaagaaaaaacatgcaaaattacacacaaaaaaaaagtccgCAAAAGGCGaggctgcgaaaggtgaaccacatcatagtgagggacaactgtataacaaatatctaaactaggactaactcagaattaaactagggctaaagcAGAATTGGTGAACTaaaaaccagaaccaaaccatgCCTAGTACTAACCCAGACAAGGACTAACTAAATCAGTAAAcacaagaaaatatttgaataattttggaAGGTGGCCTGCGGGTCAGATAAGATCGTTTGGAGACACTAATCGGAACCAGTTGAATAGGCCTGGTGTAAAGTATCCTGGTTATGTGAGTAGCACTCACAGCACTGGTACAGGGTGTTGAGTCTCTTGATGTCGTTGCTGCTCATCTGCTGGGCATTGCCCAGGCTCACATTGGGGTCAGGGATGGGGATCATGGTAGGCTGTCCGTTCTTGGAGAAAGCAGTCCTGGACACAGGAGTAAGGTGTGTGTATTGTAGATGGAGAGACACTTTGTGTAAGCTGGTGCTGCTCTCACCTGAAGTATTGCATAACGGAGCCGTAGTCGTAGGGAGTGCCCTGGTTCAGAGTGGCGATCTTCCTGAAGTTGTGCTCCATTCCTGTGAAAAAAGATTTACTAAATGGTAATATTaggttttattatttctttgacTGTTTTGGTCAGATATTGAAAACCTTCCAATATCTTGCATTTCTCAATAAGCTCCCGCAGTGTGTCTTCCCAGTTTGTGTATCAGATGTGTCGTGCATGCGTACAGTGGAAATGGAAGCATGATGCTAAATATTGTATCCcagaaaaaaacttaaaaaaatatttttgtggaATTTAATTTGTGAACTGTACTACACCTTTACTTCAGTGTGTGGTCCTTGCTATTGGTGGTTTCCAGATTCTAGAATGCGATGTCATAATCTCAATGGGGAGCAAAAGTCAGATTTCTCTATTGATGGCATTGTATTTTGTCAAGGACAATCAAGAAGGTCCTGTGTCTTACCGGAAATCACATTCTCCAGCAGCACCCTGATGTGGTTGTCCCTGTCAGAGCGGGTCTGCTCATGGTTGAAGCCCAGAGCGTGGAGCAGCTCGTGCTGGACAGTGTTGTGGTACAGACATCCACTACGGGCCAGAGATACCACCTGCTTACCCCCACGGCGACCCACATATGACCAGCAGCTGCAGGCAGGAGGACAGGGCACTGGTAAGTCAATCACATAAGACTTTAGCACAGAGTTCATGGGCAAAACTGCATTAGAAGGAGTCAGACCACTCTTAAAGGtaatatattacataaaattggcTCCTGAGGGTggtagccatgttataatgctgttacctcttcaaaacataactggaattgtgttttgtgtcattcacacatgtttgagtaactattattattagtctgcctacagctttttacctttagttcaatgaagatgggcaattccagggctgaaattgttaaaatgattctggtgaaggtgtacgaagtttaaaaacacaatggagaagaacgcagcctaaatttCCTGTGTCcgtgtgtaaaacatgtgaatgaaactaaacacagctccggctatgtttgtgatgaggaaacaacaacataacatagatttcaaaaatgtcataatatgggtcctttaagttGAATTATCTTGAGCAAGACCATCCTGGACCTGGAGTATAGTGAGGAAACATAGGATCAATCTCCTGTTTAGCATAAAGAcaattaaatgtataaaaatcaaatgtatttaaaaaaaaaaattaccttaAAATCATGCATAACTTAAACTGATCAAAATGTTGACATCTGGCTGCAACAATGAAATTGTCAAGTCACTAtgaaaataattgtaataatcTGGACTAACTCTGGACTCTGGAATAGACACATGAAAATACCTTgtaacaaagacagtggcattattaaatccaaaaatgtccaaaaatcaATGATCAGTAAAAGGCTTCTCTCCCTTCAGACTTCAGTCAGTATATGTCAACCttttcaaactgtattttaaaaatctCAGTCTTCAATAGAAATAACCATTTGACCAGACTAATGAAAAATAGATGAATGAGGGATGCTTTTTGTCACTCTAATGCTGAAGACCTAATAGCTTCTTGAGATTAACTAAACTGATTTTCAAGCAGACTGTTATTGGAGAACTGCTGATTATTGCAGTCATATTTACCCATCCTGAGACTCGATGCTCAGCCAGTCGCGGTCATTGCTTATGGTGGGTCTGAAGCGGATGCAAGAGAAACTGGAGAAGGACTCCAGACCACGAGTGATGATGGACTTTTCCCGATCAGCTGACAGGACACAGAAACAGGTCGATTGAGTTAGTTGTTGACAGGTGATACAGTGTTGGTACTTACAGAAATGGTTGGCGATGTAATAGGGGACGTAGACCTTGCCGTCACTCCATTTGCCCCACATGCAGCCATAGGAGGTGCAGGGGTCAGCGTTCCTGTCAGCATCATTGTCGATGGCGATGTCTCCCTCAATCAGGATGGGCTGGCCTTCACGACGCACTGGAGCCACAAAGCAATGGCATAAACTGTTGTTACAATATTCTCGGAAAACTCTCAAAAAATGAAGGTTACTTACCAATGTTGGCGTTGGCCTTCTCCAAAACTTCAGAGACAGATGGGCCTGTGCACAGATAGCAAAGTATGCTAGTGGCTAATTTGTTATTGCGCTTTTAAAATGGGATGATCTATAGTATGGGATGcttgctgattgtgttgtgatgtcactttgAAGGGGGAGTAAGGGACGCAAaaacgtcaaaaacaaaactgaaatcagttaaatatttgaatacattgttttccaccaaaatagcattttcaaaacaataaaaggtatataaatatattaacaaTCAATGCCGAATAGTGTAACTATccatttgtttttcaatttcaaattaaaaaggaaaaaaagcattttcatttttgttcaggaaatcaaatcaaatgaatgaaAGGCATAGGGACTGTGTAATAAACACATAAGATTATAAAGAGGAATAGCTGTTTACCTTCCTCGGCCCATGAAGAGGGCACGATCAGCAGGGCCACAAACATCCAGgcgaaaacaaacatggctgcagCAGACTagaacataaacacataaaatggTGATTCTTGAGAATTGGgacaaaacaaaatcagaaGATGTCCgaaccacctcagctggctcctctcgacgtggaggagcagctcctcccgtgtgaccgggCTACTCGCCCTATCTCTAAGAGAACACCCTGCCAACAGACTTCAAGTCCTCCACCTGGGGCAGGGACTCTGCCCACCCACAGAggcctttttctggtcgagaaccatggccttggatttgaaggagctgattctcatcccagacggttaacactcagctgcaaaccgccccagtgctgcaggtcctggttcgatGAAACATCAGGAAAACataatctgcaaacagcagagatgaggtcctgtggtccccaaactgGAGTCCCTCTAGCCCCTGAACTGGACCCCCCTCTGGCCCCTaactgtgcctagaaattctgtccataaaaacaatgaacagaaccgatgATGAAGGGCAGCCATTTCAGAGTCGAACGTGCACCGGGGAACAGGTTTGACTTACTGcaggcaatgtgaacacagctcctgctccagtcgtacagggaccagacagcccttagcaaagggccctggactccatactcctggagcaggacaccacgagggacacggtcaaactccaatgaaccctcgaggacctgatggagaaTATAGAATTGGTTCAGTGTTCcgtgaccaggacgaaaaccacactgctcctccttcaTCCGAGGTCTACGGTCCCTGGAATGGACCTTACCGGGGAGGTTGAGAaatgtgattcccctgtaattggaacacactcgtgggtcccccttctt from Periophthalmus magnuspinnatus isolate fPerMag1 chromosome 3, fPerMag1.2.pri, whole genome shotgun sequence includes:
- the LOC117393929 gene encoding hatching enzyme 1.2-like: MFVFAWMFVALLIVPSSWAEEGPSVSEVLEKANANIVRREGQPILIEGDIAIDNDADRNADPCTSYGCMWGKWSDGKVYVPYYIANHFSDREKSIITRGLESFSSFSCIRFRPTISNDRDWLSIESQDGCWSYVGRRGGKQVVSLARSGCLYHNTVQHELLHALGFNHEQTRSDRDNHIRVLLENVISGMEHNFRKIATLNQGTPYDYGSVMQYFRTAFSKNGQPTMIPIPDPNVSLGNAQQMSSNDIKRLNTLYQC